The region CGAGTCTTTCCGCGGAAAAGGTCCGCGAAAGAATCAGCCGGGCGGGACATCGCGCCAATTCGGGGGGAGGCCCTCTTGGATCCTCCAAACCCCGCTTCGCTTCCCCCCTGCACTGCACGGTGCGCCGGGTGGGGCAGGGCTACGTGCCGGTCATCACCGAAGTCACTTCCCGCGACATGGAAAAAAACCACTACCGCGATGCGCGGAATCGCTTTCTCCAGATACTGGGGGTGAACGTGTGAACCGTCAACTGCTCGTCATCAGCATCGGACCCGTCCAATCCTTCATCGCGGCGGCTCGGAAGACGGAGGACCTGTGGAGCGGCAGCCACCTCCTGTCCCATTTGGCCAGGAAGGCGATTGGGTTCCTCTTTCAAAAAGGCGAGGAACAACACCGGCAGGTGGAGATGGTCTATCCGGCGGTGACGAAGGACGACCTGAGAAAAAGCTGCCCCCAAAGGGAGCGCGATGCCGCCTCTCTCCCCAACCGCTTCGTCGCCCTGATTGAGGGAGAGCCCCGGGAAGTGGCCGTATTGGCGCGGCAGACTGTAGAAGAGGTCCGAAACGAGCTCATCGACTTGTGCCATGAGGCCATCCGTCGCGTCTTTCCGAAAGACATGGAAAAAACCGGATTGTATCAACAGGCGGAGAAGCAGGTGGACTCCAGCCTGGAATTTTTCTGGGCGCTGGAGAACCTGCCCGACGACCGCTCCTTCGAGGAGGCCCGCCTCGAGGTGGAAAGGCGGTTGGCGGCGGTCAAAAACAACCGGAGCTATCCCCCGCACGATCAATGCGGACTGATCTGCACCATCTGCGGGGAGCGGGACGCCCTGTGCGCCGAAACCCCGGACGCCGACGATCCGATCGGCGAAATGAGGCGGCAATTGCGAAAGACCTGGGACAACCGGACGAGCCCTTTCCGCCAATATGAAGGGGCGGAAGAGGGGGAAGGTCGGATCCGGAACGGCGAATTCCTGTGCGCCCTGTGCCTCTGCAAGCGGGCTTTACGGGAGCTGTTCGAAAAAAAACCGTTTCCCTCCGTCCATAAAATCGCCCGGGGTCAAACATATTACGCCATCCTGATGATGGACGGCGACGACATGGGCCAATGGATCTCCGGAGAAAAAGCGCTGGATAAGTGCACCGTCAGAAATCCGCTCGACACCTACCGGGAAATCAGCCGGCGCCTCAGCCGGTTTGCAAAGCACACAGTCCCGAACATCGTGGAAGAGTATGATGGCGAACTGGTCTACGCCGGCGGAGATGACGTTCTCGCCTTTGTTCCCTTTTACAACGCGCTTCCCCTCGCCCGGAAGCTGCGCCAAGCCTTTAGCGATTCAGGGCAGGGGTTGGACGCAAAGGCGACGGCCTCCATGGGCATTGTCATCGCCTACTGCAAAGATCCCCTGTATCACATGCTGAACCGGGCGCGAGGCCTGGAAAAAAAGGCCAAAAGCTTCCGGCGAAAAAACGGGCCTTCCAAGGACGCCTTTGCCCTCGCCTATCTGGCGCGAAGCGGCGAACAGCGGGAAGTGGTCTTACCGTGGCTGTTGGATCTGCAAAAACCCGACGAATGGACCACCTCCCATCTCGAGTACCTGATGGATTCCGTCAAAAGCGAAATCTCCTCCACCTTCCTGTTCACCTTCTCCCAGTCCTTCCTGCCCCTGCTTCCCCGAAAGGAGGAGCGGGAAGAAGGGAAGCTGTCGGTCTTTGAAGAGGGAGATCCCCGAAACGAGGAACTGCTGGAAGTGGAACTGAAGCGGCTGCTTCGCCGGGCGCTGAAGGAATCGGCCCAGGAGGCCCAGGCGGAATCCCTGGCAAAAAGCCTCGTCAAACTGCACCAGGTCGTCCCGACCAGCTTTCAGTTCATTCAGCTGCTGGAAATCCTTCGCAGCCTGGGGGTGAAAGAGCGTGAGGGCATATCTGCTGCGACCGGTTGATACCTTCTTTTTCCGGGATCACAAACCCTTTTCCATGGGCGAAGAAGCCAAGGCAACCGGATGGTTCCCTCCCCGCCTCGGCACGGTGTACGGTGCCCTCCGCAGCGCCTACATTCACCGGTACGGCGATTTCTCCTCCTTTTACGAGGGGCGGGATCCGGAAATCAGAAGGTGGATGGGCACGCCGGAGGCGGTCGGGGACTTCTCCATCCGCGCCGTATGGCTCCACGATGCGCAGGGGGCGGTGCTTCCCCTTCCCCTGGACTACCAGGTGGTGAAGGAAGAAGAGAAGGAAAAAGGCCACCCGTTGATCCTGACCCAGGAGAAGGAAAAGGGGCATTGGGCCTCGGATGGCACACAGTGGCGCTTGTACGCCTCCGAAGACAGGAAATCCGCCTCCGCCGCCGACGCCTATCTGGGAGAAAGCGAGTGGCGGGAGAAGGCGGCCTTTCATCGGAACATTTCCTCCATCGCCCGCGCCGAGCGGTGGTTGCAGAAGGAACCGAAAATCGGGATCGCCCGCGACGCGCAAACGATGCGGGCCAAGGAAGGGATGCTGTATCAGCTGCCGATGCACCGGTTCAGGGAGGAACAGGGGAAAAGCGACACCGGTTTGCTCGTCCTCTGCGACCGGTCTCCTTCCTTCGACGACATCCGCTACGTACTGCTGGGCGGCGAAGGGAGGCCCTGGCATCTCACCCCCCTGCAGCGGGAACGCCTTTTGTATTCCGAAGAGGAAGAAGAACAGTTGATCCAACAGATCCGGGAGCGGGAAATGGCCCGCATCATCCTGCTCACCCCCGCCATCTGGAAACGGGGCACAAGGCCGGCTTGCTACGACGAAACGACGCAGGAGCTGCACCTTCCAGGCGACCTCCGGGTGAAACTGCTGACGGCCGCCGTCGGACGACCCCTCGTCATCGGGGGCTGGGACATGAAGAAAAACCGGCCGAAACCGCGAAAATTGGCCGTGCCAGCGGGATCCGTGCT is a window of Planifilum fimeticola DNA encoding:
- the cmr3 gene encoding type III-B CRISPR module-associated protein Cmr3 translates to MRAYLLRPVDTFFFRDHKPFSMGEEAKATGWFPPRLGTVYGALRSAYIHRYGDFSSFYEGRDPEIRRWMGTPEAVGDFSIRAVWLHDAQGAVLPLPLDYQVVKEEEKEKGHPLILTQEKEKGHWASDGTQWRLYASEDRKSASAADAYLGESEWREKAAFHRNISSIARAERWLQKEPKIGIARDAQTMRAKEGMLYQLPMHRFREEQGKSDTGLLVLCDRSPSFDDIRYVLLGGEGRPWHLTPLQRERLLYSEEEEEQLIQQIREREMARIILLTPAIWKRGTRPACYDETTQELHLPGDLRVKLLTAAVGRPLVIGGWDMKKNRPKPRKLAVPAGSVLVVKVKGQQADQLVRTIHSMKLTDELGHEGYGCAVCGVLTTQKERG
- the cas10 gene encoding type III-B CRISPR-associated protein Cas10/Cmr2 codes for the protein MNRQLLVISIGPVQSFIAAARKTEDLWSGSHLLSHLARKAIGFLFQKGEEQHRQVEMVYPAVTKDDLRKSCPQRERDAASLPNRFVALIEGEPREVAVLARQTVEEVRNELIDLCHEAIRRVFPKDMEKTGLYQQAEKQVDSSLEFFWALENLPDDRSFEEARLEVERRLAAVKNNRSYPPHDQCGLICTICGERDALCAETPDADDPIGEMRRQLRKTWDNRTSPFRQYEGAEEGEGRIRNGEFLCALCLCKRALRELFEKKPFPSVHKIARGQTYYAILMMDGDDMGQWISGEKALDKCTVRNPLDTYREISRRLSRFAKHTVPNIVEEYDGELVYAGGDDVLAFVPFYNALPLARKLRQAFSDSGQGLDAKATASMGIVIAYCKDPLYHMLNRARGLEKKAKSFRRKNGPSKDAFALAYLARSGEQREVVLPWLLDLQKPDEWTTSHLEYLMDSVKSEISSTFLFTFSQSFLPLLPRKEEREEGKLSVFEEGDPRNEELLEVELKRLLRRALKESAQEAQAESLAKSLVKLHQVVPTSFQFIQLLEILRSLGVKEREGISAATG